The Paenibacillus beijingensis nucleotide sequence AGCGGCTGGAACATGACCGATCTGCAGGGCGAGTGGCTGCCGCGGCTGCTTGACAACGGGAAGCGCAAAGCGGTATTCGGCATGCTGGAGCGTGCCAATGCGCTTATTTTTCAAGACGCTTATCCGCAGCTGCTGCTTTATGAGGCCGGCCTGAAAGCGGAGAGGAGCTTGTTCCATCTGCTGCCGGCATTCGGCGTCTCGGCGTTCATGCGTCCCGTATGGGAGCAGTTTGCGCGGACGGGGGACGCAGTGCCGCTTACCGTGGCGCTCATTGTGAACGAGCAGCATTACATTGAGCATCGTATTATCGGTGATTCCTACTACCGGAAAAAAGTGCTTGGCACGCTGTTTTTCGGCGTGCAGGCGCTGCTGCAGCTGAACCAGGTCGTGTTTCCTTACGGCAAAGAAGAGGATGGCAGGACGCAGCTTGCCGGACTTGTGATGGAAAATTTCTCGAATTTGCGCGAACGGATTGAGTTCGGCAAGCGGCTGTACGCGCTGCTGTTCGGCGTGCCCGGCGTTTCTGCCGGGGTGCTGCGATTTGTCCGCAGCGTGCGTCATACCGGCTCGCGGGCGGACTATGCGCCCGAGCTGTTCGAGCCGGTGCGCAGCGGACTGCCGGGCAAGACATACAGCGGCCGGATCGAGGCCGGCAGATTGAAGGCGGGCGCGCAGCGGCTGTACAGCCCGCCGCTTGAATCGGCTTGGCCCGACCGCCCTGTAGATCCCCCGGAGCCGGGGGACTGGTTCGGCACCGCCGCCGAGGTGCTTCCTTATTTCCGCGCGCTGCCGCTGCCGGAATCGTTCGAAATGACGAATGAATACGGCTTTGCCTTGAGCAAAATCGAGATGGCGGTCATGGCTGTGCAGCAGCTTGGAGCGGGGGCGGGGGGCGCGCCGGTCGGCGCTGGAGCCCGTCCGAGCTTCGATTAGCAGTCCGTCGAATGATGGCACAGACAGCACAAAAAAAGCCAGCCGCTCCGAGAAGGAACGGCTGGCTTTTTGCTTGCATTTATGATCGGTTACGTGCATTCATTACTCCGCGCTTACCACTCGGTGCCCCAGGCACTTGCATAAGCTTCCAGCGTCTGCGGGGACGCGCCGCCCGCTTCATATTTTTGGCCGCTGGAAACGGGCGCCGGTTTCAGTTCGGCCTTGGTCATCGGCCGCCGTTCCGCCGGGACATGCACGTTGCTCTCGGAAATAAGCTTCGGTTCGCTGCGTTTCGCATCCAGCATCACTTTCGTTTTGCTCATGCTGAAATCCGGGCCCAGAAAATCGGCGAACAGCTTGCTTTCCTGTCTTCTGATTCTTCTTGCTTCTTTCCGTTCCGCAGCCGTTTCAAACAAACGCTGTTCCTCGACCGTTTCCGGAATGACGGCCGCTACCTCTGTCGGTCTGCCGTCATCGCCCAGCGCGACGAAGGTCAGGAACGAGGTGGCGCATACTTTCCGTTCGCCGGTCAGCAGATCTTCGGTAACAACCCGGACGAAGATTTCCATCGACGTCTTGTGCGCCCAAGTAACGAAGGCGGACAAGCAGACGGCATCGCCTTTTTTGACCGGATGCAGAAAATCGACGGAGT carries:
- a CDS encoding DUF2515 domain-containing protein, with translation MERYTFYYFEKAAFGGSAEGTGAGKMIRRFGQKQKKRVWWTGLFRIPAAIAAYVVGRWRSRTASQELASEAARLRLTAPAVSELKAGWLKLEALVLPGAGGQSPAAMKAAGGSAAPLPGGKGKPPAKSGAFAKPLQPADAEAALSPGTAPSPAGGGGWPAGAALGGAVPQHPWAAPGIADAPAGAGWGAAELALIERIRGEIVRHNRNNVTRTEAYRELYARRPELHWALLAHMVSRNSGWNMTDLQGEWLPRLLDNGKRKAVFGMLERANALIFQDAYPQLLLYEAGLKAERSLFHLLPAFGVSAFMRPVWEQFARTGDAVPLTVALIVNEQHYIEHRIIGDSYYRKKVLGTLFFGVQALLQLNQVVFPYGKEEDGRTQLAGLVMENFSNLRERIEFGKRLYALLFGVPGVSAGVLRFVRSVRHTGSRADYAPELFEPVRSGLPGKTYSGRIEAGRLKAGAQRLYSPPLESAWPDRPVDPPEPGDWFGTAAEVLPYFRALPLPESFEMTNEYGFALSKIEMAVMAVQQLGAGAGGAPVGAGARPSFD